In Cololabis saira isolate AMF1-May2022 chromosome 10, fColSai1.1, whole genome shotgun sequence, a single window of DNA contains:
- the LOC133452325 gene encoding tripartite motif-containing protein 16-like encodes MAQKGDQLDQETFSCSICLDLLKDPVTIPCGHSYCMNCINNFWDEGEKKIPSCPQCRRTFTQKPELVKNTMLAALVEQLKKTGLQAAPADHCYAGPEDVACDVCSGRKLKAVKSCLVCLVSYCQKHLQPHHDVAPLKKHQLVDPSKNLQDNICPRHDEVMKMFCRTDQKCICYLCSVDEHKGHDTVSAAAERTERQREMEVSRQQIQQQIQDREKDVKLLQQEVEAIDQSADKTVEDGEEIFTELISLLQKRRSEVKQQIRSQQETEVRRVRDLEEKLQQEITDLKRRDAEMKQLRDIEDHNQFLHNYPSLSPLSESTHSSSISIRPLRYFQDVTAAVSEVRGRLQDILRDTWTNISLTITDVDVLLSEPEPRPEPKSRAGFLKYSCEITLDPNTVSTELLLSEENRKVTLMDKDQSYSDHPDRFSSDYYQVLSRESLTGRRYWEVEKKAGVVYVAVSYKNISRSGGESVFGWNDKSWSLRCESDRYEFWYNNVKTYISGPPSSRIGVYLDHRAGVLSFYSVSGTMTLLHRVQTPFTRPLYAGVLVYGSGNSAEFCKLK; translated from the coding sequence ATGGCGCAGAAAGGAGAtcagctggaccaggaaaccTTTTCTTGTTCGATCTGTTTGGATCTTTTAAAGGATCCAGTGActattccctgtggacacagttaCTGTATGAACTGTATTAACAACTTCTGggatgaaggagagaagaaaaTCCCCAGCTGTCCTCAGTGTAGACGGACTTTCACTCAGAAACCTGAGCTGGTGAAAAACACCATGTTAGCAGCTTTAGTAGAGCAGCTAAAGAAGACTGGACtccaagctgctcctgctgatcactgctatgctggacctgaAGATGTGGCCTGTGATGTCTGCTCTGGAAGAAAACTGAAAGCTGTCAAGTCCTGTTTGGTCTGTCTGGTCTCTTACTGCCAGAAACACCTTCAACCTCATCATGATGTGGCTCCATTAAAGAAACACCAGCTGGTGGATCCCtccaagaacctgcaggacaacatctgcccccgtcatgatgaggtgatgaagatgttctgtcgtactgatcagaagtgtatctgttatctctgctctgtggatGAACATAAAGGCCACGACACGGTCTCggctgcagcagaaaggacggagaggcagagagagatggaggtgagtcgacaacaaatccagcagcagatccaggacagagagaaagatgtgaagctgcttcagcaggaggtggaggccatcgatcagtctgctgataaaacagtggaggacggtgaggagatcttcactgagctgatctctctcctccagaagaggaggtctgaggtgaagcagcagatcagatcccagcaggaaactgaagtgaggagagtcagagacctggaggagaagctgcagcaggagatcactgacctgaagaggagagacgctgagatgaagcagctcagAGACATCGAGGACCACAACCAGTTCCTCCACAACTACCCCTCACTGTCACCACTCAGTGagtccacacactcctccagcatcagcatccgtcctctcaggTACTTCCAGGACGTGACAGCAgctgtgtcagaggtcagaggtcgactacaggacatcctgagagacacgtggacaaacatctcactgaccatcactgatgtggatgttttactgtcagaaccagaaccacgaccagaaccaaagagcagagctggattcttgaaatattcatgtgaaatcactctggatccaaacacagtaaGCACAGAGCTGTTActgtcagaggagaacagaaaggtgactTTAATGGACAAAGATCAGTCTtattctgatcatccagacagattcagtAGTGATTATTATCAGGTCCTgagtagagagagtctgactggacgtcgttactgggaggtggagaagaAAGCAGGTGTAGTTTAtgtagcagtttcatacaagaatatcagcagatcaggggGTGAAAGTGTATTTGGATGGAATGACAAATCTTGGTCACTACGTTGTGAATCAGACAGATATGAATTTTGGTACAACAACGTCAAAACCTACATCTCAGGTCCTCCTAGCTCCAGAATAGGAGTTTAcctggatcacagagcaggagttctgtccttctacagcgtctctggaaccatgaccctcctccacagagtccagaccccCTTCACTCGGCCGCTCTACGCTGGAGTTCTGGTTTACGGTTCTGGAAACTCAgctgagttctgtaaactcAAATAG